The Mycolicibacterium boenickei genome has a segment encoding these proteins:
- a CDS encoding alpha/beta fold hydrolase yields the protein MTMNAKRRRAHDKLAALPGVRAVRRPVSPGSDEFDLFYVRTGRKSTHPVVIIPGGPGVASIQPYRALRRRAAAAGFDVIMIEHRGIGMSRHTDAGADLPPAAITVEQVVDDIAAVLDDAGVHEAVLYGTSYGSYIAAGFGVRHPDRIAAMVLDSPLLSTGDIEAMRSAIRGLLWEGSDPETAELAPKVRRLVADGVLATRGGELAGLLYGFGGPALLDRQLDLLLRGHTLVWSALARLSRLSTRKAPYRNEVDLVGRIAFRELNYAGVPDGLPLDPALEMADMIGSAKQYEPFEAEPFDLMTELPDFHWPTVVVSGGRDLTTPPAVAERVAALVPDAVLVRMPTVAHSVLDTRERAAFAVIRAVCDGVAEQLSATANELDELPARGVIRVAVSAIAAATAVEAVIPAARSAGRHPGNAGTR from the coding sequence ATGACGATGAACGCCAAGCGTAGGCGCGCGCACGACAAGCTCGCCGCGCTACCGGGGGTGCGGGCGGTGCGACGCCCGGTCAGTCCGGGTTCCGACGAGTTCGACCTGTTCTACGTACGGACCGGGCGCAAATCGACGCATCCGGTGGTGATCATCCCTGGCGGCCCCGGCGTCGCCTCGATTCAGCCGTACCGCGCGCTGCGCCGGCGTGCGGCGGCAGCCGGATTCGACGTGATCATGATCGAGCACCGGGGCATCGGGATGTCGCGGCACACCGATGCGGGTGCGGACCTGCCGCCGGCGGCCATCACCGTCGAACAGGTGGTCGACGACATCGCCGCGGTGCTCGATGACGCCGGAGTGCACGAGGCGGTGCTCTACGGCACGTCGTACGGCAGTTACATCGCGGCCGGATTCGGGGTACGGCATCCCGACCGGATCGCGGCGATGGTGCTGGACTCTCCGCTGCTGTCCACCGGCGACATCGAAGCGATGCGCAGTGCGATTCGCGGTTTGCTGTGGGAGGGCTCCGACCCCGAGACCGCGGAGCTGGCCCCGAAGGTCCGGCGCCTGGTGGCCGACGGGGTGCTGGCCACCAGAGGGGGAGAACTGGCGGGGCTGCTGTATGGGTTCGGCGGTCCTGCCCTGTTGGACCGCCAGCTCGACCTGCTGTTGCGCGGGCACACCCTGGTGTGGTCGGCCCTGGCCCGGCTGAGCCGGCTCTCGACGCGAAAAGCGCCGTACCGCAACGAGGTAGACCTCGTCGGGCGCATCGCCTTCCGAGAGTTGAACTACGCCGGGGTGCCCGATGGTCTGCCGTTGGATCCGGCGCTGGAGATGGCCGACATGATCGGCAGCGCCAAGCAGTACGAACCCTTCGAGGCGGAGCCCTTCGACCTGATGACCGAGTTACCCGACTTCCACTGGCCCACCGTAGTGGTGTCCGGCGGCCGGGACCTGACCACGCCTCCTGCCGTGGCCGAGCGGGTCGCGGCACTGGTGCCCGATGCTGTTCTGGTTCGGATGCCGACCGTCGCGCACAGCGTGCTCGATACCCGGGAGCGTGCTGCCTTCGCGGTGATCCGGGCGGTCTGCGACGGTGTGGCGGAGCAACTTTCGGCCACCGCGAACGAGCTGGACGAGCTGCCCGCCCGCGGTGTCATCCGGGTCGCGGTCTCGGCGATAGCGGCGGCGACTGCCGTGGAAGCGGTCATACCTGCCGCTCGGTCAGCGGGACGCCATCCCGGAAATGCGGGAACACGATGA
- a CDS encoding acyl-CoA dehydrogenase family protein, with protein sequence MTTVENVTRVLPGTPEWDELLASIAAGAKDRDLNDENPFDQVAALKRAGFGTLRLPESLGGAGFTVPQLFSAVIDVAKADPIVAHIFRTHFWFTEERLRNADDPVSKHWLSKIAEGKIFGNAFSEKGSLAVGSLVFNTRLLADPTGSGFRLTGEKYYSTGTLFSDYLTVTATTDHDSVANVLVPTDREGVRLVDDWDGFGQRRTGTGTTTLTNVAVAADEILSDTPYDADPVPTVQYAALQLFIHAVVAGILANVVDDGVALLRSRERNFSHAVTERPTDDPLLQRQLGVLASTAYVARAAVLDAAAAIGDATDSAVDGVPDARLAAEAQLKVAKVKVHLDDVAPEAATRLLELGGASAASRQRNLDRHWRNIRTITLHNPVAYKARVIGQNLLDGTPVPANAYF encoded by the coding sequence ATGACCACCGTTGAGAACGTGACCCGTGTTTTGCCCGGTACGCCGGAATGGGATGAGCTGCTGGCCTCGATCGCCGCGGGCGCCAAGGACCGCGACCTCAACGACGAGAACCCGTTCGATCAGGTGGCCGCGCTCAAGCGGGCCGGTTTCGGCACCCTGCGCCTGCCCGAATCCCTCGGCGGCGCCGGATTCACTGTGCCGCAGCTGTTCTCCGCCGTGATCGACGTGGCCAAGGCCGACCCGATCGTGGCCCACATCTTCCGCACCCATTTCTGGTTCACCGAAGAGCGCCTGCGCAACGCCGACGATCCGGTGTCCAAACACTGGCTGAGCAAGATCGCCGAGGGCAAGATCTTCGGTAATGCCTTCAGCGAGAAGGGTTCCCTGGCGGTGGGCAGCCTGGTGTTCAACACCCGGCTGCTGGCCGATCCAACCGGGTCAGGGTTCCGGCTGACCGGCGAGAAGTACTACAGCACCGGCACGCTGTTCTCCGACTACCTGACCGTGACCGCCACCACCGACCACGACTCGGTGGCCAACGTCCTGGTGCCCACCGACCGCGAGGGCGTGCGGCTGGTCGACGACTGGGACGGATTCGGTCAGCGCCGCACCGGAACAGGAACCACGACCCTCACGAATGTCGCGGTCGCAGCCGACGAGATTCTGTCCGACACCCCGTACGACGCCGATCCGGTGCCCACCGTGCAATACGCCGCGCTGCAGTTGTTCATCCACGCCGTGGTCGCCGGCATCCTGGCCAATGTCGTCGACGACGGCGTTGCGCTGCTGCGCTCACGCGAACGCAACTTCAGCCATGCCGTCACCGAGCGACCCACCGACGACCCGCTGCTGCAACGCCAACTCGGGGTGCTGGCCAGCACCGCCTACGTGGCCCGGGCCGCGGTACTGGATGCGGCCGCGGCGATCGGGGACGCGACCGATTCCGCAGTCGACGGAGTGCCCGATGCGCGGCTCGCCGCGGAAGCACAGCTCAAGGTCGCCAAGGTCAAGGTGCACCTCGACGACGTTGCTCCCGAGGCCGCGACCCGCCTGCTGGAACTGGGCGGCGCGAGCGCGGCCTCCCGGCAGCGCAACCTGGACCGGCACTGGCGCAACATCCGCACCATCACCCTGCACAACCCGGTGGCGTACAAGGCGCGGGTGATCGGCCAGAACCTGTTGGACGGCACACCCGTTCCGGCCAACGCCTACTTCTGA
- a CDS encoding AAA family ATPase → MKLHRLVLTNYRGITHREIEFPDHGVVVVSGANEIGKSSMIEALDLLLEAKDRSGKKEVKQVKPTHADVGAEVMAEISTGPYRFMYRKRFHKRAETQLTVLAPVREQLSGDEAHERVLGMLSETVDTSLWQAQRVLQSSSTAPVDLSGSDALARALDVAAGEAVALSGDEPLLIERIDAEYLRYFTATGRPTGEWAAVTKRLAAAEDQVAQCAAAVAEVDDAVRRHAELTAEVAELTGQREQAQVGLAAARKAAETVAALVQRLKEAEVVAEAARVAQAASAAALTERRRLRAELDERAGAITELQAALGVAEGETTTAREVHEAAEEAAEKAQAAAREQELRVEAARATLTRMTDRDEADRLATRLSKIDAGTRELDRTTAELAEINLDDAGMRAIEAAAVAVERAAGQAELASARIELVAAENLDVRVDDARVALEAHQPWSVNTTADTEIDVPGVLTVRVVPGTPAAQTRARLDEAQDALTAVLATAGVDGVEAARALDTRRRDLLGSRDRLRATVDALTGEDDLADLRARLAQLRAGQPDETGLFELSGPADIGTARTELDTAVAAHRQAVADSETSRKVVAAAAKKLADKSTRLSVLRDKLTTAQAELTVAGGRLEVQRAQTGDDELAVRAQVADEEAVAAAGRVATLRTELSATEPDSVTAALDEAVRTAGLLDARHGTAVEGLREVAAQLKVYGTQGRKGHLDAAETEREHAHTEYLRVYRRARAAETLRSVMARHRDATRQRYADPFRLEVQRLGRLVFGEDFEVDVDSDLNIRTRTLSGRTVPYESLSGGAKEQLAIVARLAGASMVAKEDSVPVIIDDALGFTDPDRLIKMGAVFDAVGGDGQVIVLTCSPERYASVGGAHHIELTATSN, encoded by the coding sequence ATGAAACTGCACCGCCTGGTCCTGACCAATTACCGCGGCATCACCCACCGCGAGATCGAGTTCCCCGACCACGGTGTGGTGGTGGTCAGCGGCGCCAATGAGATCGGCAAGTCCTCGATGATCGAGGCCTTGGATCTGCTGCTGGAGGCCAAGGACCGCTCGGGCAAGAAAGAAGTCAAGCAGGTCAAGCCGACCCATGCCGACGTCGGCGCCGAGGTGATGGCCGAAATCTCCACCGGCCCTTACCGGTTCATGTACCGCAAGCGGTTTCACAAGCGTGCCGAAACCCAGTTGACGGTGCTGGCGCCGGTGCGTGAGCAGCTCAGCGGCGACGAAGCGCACGAGCGGGTGCTCGGCATGCTGTCCGAGACCGTCGACACCAGCCTGTGGCAGGCCCAGCGGGTGCTGCAGTCCAGCTCGACCGCACCGGTCGACCTCTCTGGCTCGGATGCACTGGCCCGGGCACTGGATGTGGCGGCAGGCGAGGCGGTCGCCCTCTCCGGGGATGAGCCGCTGCTGATCGAGCGCATCGACGCGGAGTATCTGCGCTATTTCACCGCCACCGGCCGCCCCACCGGTGAGTGGGCGGCGGTGACCAAGCGGCTCGCCGCCGCCGAGGACCAGGTGGCGCAGTGTGCCGCCGCGGTGGCCGAGGTCGACGACGCGGTGCGCCGGCATGCCGAACTCACCGCCGAGGTCGCCGAATTGACCGGTCAACGGGAGCAGGCCCAGGTCGGGCTGGCCGCGGCCCGCAAGGCTGCCGAAACCGTCGCGGCACTGGTGCAGCGACTCAAGGAGGCCGAGGTGGTCGCCGAGGCCGCCCGGGTGGCCCAGGCTGCATCGGCTGCCGCGCTCACCGAACGGCGCCGGTTGCGCGCCGAGCTCGACGAGCGGGCCGGGGCCATCACCGAACTGCAGGCCGCCCTCGGGGTGGCCGAGGGTGAAACCACAACGGCGCGTGAGGTTCACGAGGCTGCCGAGGAGGCGGCCGAAAAGGCTCAGGCCGCAGCGCGGGAACAGGAGCTCCGGGTCGAGGCGGCCCGGGCCACTCTGACGCGCATGACCGACCGTGACGAGGCCGATCGGCTGGCCACCCGGCTGAGCAAGATTGACGCCGGTACGCGGGAACTCGACCGGACCACGGCCGAACTCGCCGAGATCAACCTCGACGATGCCGGGATGCGGGCCATCGAAGCTGCCGCCGTAGCGGTGGAACGCGCTGCGGGACAAGCCGAACTCGCCTCGGCGCGCATCGAACTCGTCGCGGCCGAGAACCTCGATGTCCGGGTGGACGACGCCCGGGTGGCTTTGGAGGCGCATCAACCGTGGTCGGTCAACACCACGGCCGACACGGAGATCGACGTGCCCGGGGTGCTCACCGTTCGGGTGGTGCCGGGCACGCCCGCCGCGCAGACCCGGGCCCGACTAGACGAGGCGCAGGATGCGCTGACGGCCGTGCTGGCCACTGCCGGGGTCGACGGTGTGGAGGCCGCGCGTGCCCTCGACACCCGTCGCCGCGACCTGCTCGGCAGCCGGGATCGGTTGCGCGCCACTGTCGATGCGCTCACCGGTGAGGACGATCTGGCGGATCTGCGGGCACGGCTGGCGCAGCTGCGGGCCGGCCAGCCGGATGAGACCGGGTTGTTCGAGTTGTCCGGGCCCGCCGATATCGGTACCGCCCGAACCGAACTCGACACCGCCGTTGCCGCACACCGGCAGGCCGTGGCCGACAGCGAGACCAGCCGCAAGGTGGTCGCCGCAGCGGCCAAGAAGCTGGCGGACAAGTCGACCCGGTTGAGTGTGCTCCGTGACAAGCTCACCACGGCCCAGGCCGAGCTGACCGTGGCGGGCGGTCGGTTGGAAGTCCAGCGCGCACAGACCGGTGACGACGAGTTGGCAGTCAGGGCCCAGGTCGCCGACGAGGAGGCCGTTGCCGCCGCAGGCCGCGTCGCCACTCTGCGGACCGAATTGTCTGCCACCGAACCGGATTCGGTGACCGCCGCGTTGGATGAGGCGGTCCGCACCGCCGGGCTGCTGGATGCCCGGCACGGGACGGCGGTCGAGGGTCTGCGCGAGGTGGCCGCCCAGCTCAAGGTGTACGGCACGCAGGGCCGCAAGGGGCACCTCGATGCCGCCGAGACCGAACGCGAACACGCCCACACCGAGTATCTCCGGGTGTACCGCCGCGCCCGCGCGGCCGAGACGTTGCGTTCGGTGATGGCACGCCACCGTGACGCCACCCGGCAGCGCTACGCCGATCCGTTCCGCCTCGAGGTCCAACGGCTGGGCCGGCTCGTGTTCGGTGAGGATTTCGAGGTCGACGTGGACAGCGACCTCAACATCCGGACCCGCACGCTGTCCGGTCGGACGGTGCCGTACGAATCGCTGTCCGGCGGCGCCAAGGAGCAGCTGGCCATCGTGGCGCGGCTGGCCGGCGCCTCGATGGTGGCCAAAGAGGACAGCGTGCCCGTCATCATCGACGATGCACTGGGCTTCACCGATCCCGACCGGCTGATCAAGATGGGCGCGGTGTTCGACGCCGTCGGAGGCGACGGACAGGTCATCGTGTTGACCTGTAGTCCCGAGCGCTACGCCAGTGTCGGCGGTGCACACCACATCGAACTGACCGCCACATCGAATTAG
- a CDS encoding GMC family oxidoreductase → MEADYIVVGTGSAGAVLANRLSAQPDVSVLALEAGPRDRNKFIHIPAAFSKLFRSEVDWDYLTAPQPGLDGRQIYWPRGKTLGGSSSMNAMMWVPGFPADYDEWGDHAGADWNYAGLEKYLKRIEAGPLVIEAQRSPRGSTAAWLAAAKECGYDGFCETRVTQRRGARWSTADAYLKPALRRRNLQLLTEATATRIVFAGNRAIGVEFDKGGVRDVVTARREVILCGGAINSPQLLMLSGIGDRDQLTRHGIEVTRHAPTVGTNLLDHLVVPLGFDVPDDSLFAAEKPLELLNYLARRRGMLTSNVGEAYGFVRSRPELDLPDLELIFAPAPFFDEGIGDPYGHAVVMGPILLKPRSHGTITLRSADPMDKPIIDPRYLSDEADRTALMAGLRITADIARAPALAKVVGKVARPLDAANLDDETFTRAINSVSHTLYHPVGTCRMGTDEDSVVDPQLRVRGIEALRVADASVMPTLIRGHTHAPSVLVGEKAADLISQGQK, encoded by the coding sequence GTGGAGGCTGACTACATCGTGGTGGGGACCGGCTCGGCGGGCGCGGTACTGGCGAACCGGCTGAGTGCACAACCGGATGTGTCAGTGCTGGCGCTGGAGGCCGGACCGCGCGACCGCAACAAGTTCATCCATATTCCGGCGGCATTCTCGAAGTTGTTCCGCAGCGAGGTCGACTGGGACTACCTGACCGCGCCGCAGCCGGGACTCGACGGGCGCCAGATCTATTGGCCGCGTGGCAAAACGCTCGGTGGCTCGTCGTCGATGAATGCCATGATGTGGGTCCCGGGCTTTCCCGCCGATTACGACGAGTGGGGCGATCATGCCGGCGCGGACTGGAACTACGCCGGGCTGGAAAAGTATCTGAAGCGGATCGAAGCCGGGCCGCTGGTGATCGAGGCACAGCGCAGCCCGCGCGGTTCGACGGCGGCGTGGCTGGCCGCGGCCAAGGAGTGCGGATACGACGGGTTCTGCGAGACCCGGGTGACCCAGCGCCGCGGCGCCCGATGGAGCACCGCCGACGCGTACCTCAAGCCGGCGCTGCGGCGTCGCAATCTCCAGTTGCTCACCGAGGCCACCGCCACCCGGATCGTCTTCGCGGGCAACCGGGCGATCGGTGTCGAGTTCGACAAGGGTGGCGTCCGGGATGTGGTGACGGCGCGCCGCGAGGTCATCCTGTGCGGGGGAGCGATCAACTCCCCGCAGCTGTTGATGTTGTCGGGGATCGGAGACCGGGACCAGCTGACACGGCACGGCATCGAGGTGACCCGGCACGCGCCCACCGTGGGCACGAATCTCCTTGACCATCTGGTGGTTCCGCTGGGATTCGACGTTCCCGACGACAGCCTGTTCGCCGCCGAGAAGCCGCTCGAACTCCTCAATTATCTGGCTCGCCGTCGCGGCATGCTGACGTCCAACGTCGGGGAGGCGTACGGGTTCGTGCGCAGCAGGCCCGAATTGGATCTCCCCGACCTCGAACTGATCTTCGCCCCGGCCCCCTTCTTCGACGAAGGTATCGGCGACCCGTATGGCCACGCGGTGGTGATGGGCCCCATCCTGCTCAAGCCCCGCAGCCACGGCACCATCACGCTGCGGTCGGCCGATCCGATGGACAAGCCGATCATCGACCCGCGCTACCTGAGCGACGAAGCGGACCGCACCGCACTGATGGCCGGCCTGCGGATAACCGCCGACATCGCTCGGGCGCCGGCGCTGGCGAAGGTGGTCGGCAAGGTGGCCAGGCCGCTCGACGCGGCCAACCTGGACGACGAAACATTCACCCGTGCAATCAATTCGGTGTCACACACGCTGTATCACCCGGTCGGCACCTGCCGAATGGGAACCGACGAGGACAGCGTGGTGGACCCGCAACTACGGGTCAGGGGAATCGAGGCGTTGCGGGTCGCCGACGCATCCGTGATGCCGACACTCATCCGTGGGCACACCCACGCGCCCAGCGTGTTGGTCGGTGAGAAGGCCGCGGACTTGATCAGCCAGGGTCAGAAGTAG
- a CDS encoding metallophosphoesterase family protein → MRFLHTADWQLGMTRHFLGAGDGEAQPRYSASRREAVAALGAVAARTGAEFVVVSGDVFEHNQLAPREVSLSLEAMRAIGVPVYLLPGNHDPLDAASVYTSALFTAECPDNVVVLDRAGVHEVRPGLEIVAAPWRSKAPTSDLVGDVLADLPADGVTRVVVGHGGVDILDPDKDKPSVIRLAAVEDALARGAIHYVALGDKHSRTEVGSTGRVWYSGSPEVTNYDDIESDPGHVLVVEIDETDPHRGVRVDSERVGRWRFITLRREVDTDRDVADLDLNLDLLADKERTVVRLALTGSLTVTDKAALDACLDRYARLFAALTLWERHTEIAVLPADGEFDDLGIGGFAAAAVDELVATARTDGAGADDARAALGLLLRLVDRESAA, encoded by the coding sequence ATGCGTTTTCTGCACACCGCCGACTGGCAACTCGGCATGACCCGTCACTTCCTCGGCGCCGGTGACGGTGAGGCTCAACCCCGTTACTCGGCGTCGCGCCGTGAGGCGGTCGCAGCCCTCGGCGCTGTGGCGGCCAGAACGGGTGCCGAGTTCGTGGTGGTGTCCGGGGACGTGTTCGAACACAACCAGTTGGCCCCGCGTGAGGTGAGCCTGTCGCTGGAGGCCATGCGGGCCATCGGCGTGCCGGTGTACCTGCTGCCGGGCAACCATGACCCGCTCGATGCCGCGTCGGTCTACACCAGCGCGCTGTTCACTGCGGAATGCCCGGACAACGTCGTGGTCCTCGATCGCGCCGGCGTGCACGAGGTGCGGCCCGGGTTGGAGATCGTGGCGGCGCCGTGGCGTTCCAAGGCGCCCACCTCGGACCTGGTCGGTGATGTCCTCGCGGACCTGCCCGCCGACGGGGTCACCCGAGTGGTGGTCGGGCACGGTGGCGTCGACATCCTGGATCCGGACAAGGACAAGCCGTCGGTGATCCGGCTCGCCGCCGTCGAGGACGCGCTGGCGCGCGGCGCGATTCACTATGTGGCATTGGGGGACAAGCACTCTCGCACCGAGGTGGGGTCGACCGGCCGAGTCTGGTACTCGGGGTCACCCGAGGTGACGAACTACGACGACATCGAATCCGATCCGGGTCACGTCCTGGTGGTCGAGATCGACGAGACCGATCCGCACCGCGGGGTCCGGGTGGACTCGGAACGGGTGGGCCGGTGGCGGTTCATCACGCTGCGCCGCGAGGTGGACACCGATCGTGATGTGGCGGACCTGGATCTGAATCTGGATCTGTTGGCGGACAAGGAACGCACCGTGGTCCGGCTGGCCTTGACGGGCTCGCTGACGGTGACGGACAAGGCGGCGCTCGACGCCTGCCTGGACCGCTATGCCCGGTTGTTCGCGGCGCTGACACTGTGGGAGCGGCACACCGAGATCGCCGTCCTGCCGGCCGACGGTGAGTTCGACGACCTCGGTATCGGAGGCTTCGCGGCGGCGGCAGTGGACGAGTTGGTGGCCACCGCGCGCACCGATGGTGCCGGGGCGGACGACGCGCGGGCGGCACTGGGGTTGCTCCTGCGCCTGGTGGATCGGGAGAGTGCGGCATGA
- a CDS encoding SixA phosphatase family protein, whose translation MANPTGPIRTLLLMRHAKSDYPDGVADHDRPLAARGIREAGLAGEWIRANFAAVDAVLCSTATRTRQTLERTGIDAPVQFAERIYDARPGTVIDEINGVSSRFGTDPSTVLVIGHEPAMSAVALGLADGSNRTAAESISLKFPTSAIAMLRTSDPWDQLALGGATLVRFHVPR comes from the coding sequence ATGGCTAATCCGACCGGTCCGATCAGAACCCTGCTGCTGATGCGCCACGCCAAATCGGACTATCCCGACGGGGTGGCCGACCACGACCGTCCGCTGGCAGCGCGCGGCATCCGGGAGGCCGGCCTGGCCGGTGAGTGGATCCGCGCCAATTTCGCCGCGGTGGACGCGGTGCTGTGCTCGACGGCGACCCGGACCCGTCAGACGTTGGAGCGCACCGGCATCGATGCACCCGTCCAGTTCGCCGAGCGCATCTACGACGCCAGGCCGGGCACCGTGATCGACGAGATCAACGGAGTGTCGTCACGTTTCGGCACCGACCCGTCGACGGTGCTGGTCATCGGACACGAACCGGCGATGTCCGCCGTCGCACTGGGCCTGGCCGACGGGTCCAACCGCACTGCGGCGGAGAGCATCTCGCTGAAGTTCCCGACCTCGGCGATCGCCATGCTGCGTACCAGCGACCCGTGGGACCAGCTCGCGCTGGGCGGCGCGACACTGGTGCGCTTCCACGTGCCCCGCTAG
- a CDS encoding DUF3558 domain-containing protein, with amino-acid sequence MHGVTVRTAALPRSRSARAFAVLAAAMVPVFAACSSGEPASPQVPQTETPSAGGASKHGPHFPHCGGVTDQTVTELTQVQGLVNTATNSSGCQWLQGGSILGPHFSFTWFRGSPIGRERKTEELSRTSVEDINIEGHGGFIAVGENPLKAGDVNLCEIGIQFDDDFIEWSVSFDQKPYPDPCEVAKELTRQSIVNSK; translated from the coding sequence GTGCATGGCGTGACTGTCCGCACGGCCGCCTTGCCACGATCTCGCAGCGCCAGAGCCTTCGCGGTGTTGGCTGCGGCAATGGTTCCGGTGTTCGCCGCCTGCTCGTCCGGCGAGCCGGCGTCCCCGCAGGTTCCGCAGACCGAGACGCCGAGTGCCGGCGGTGCGAGCAAGCACGGCCCGCATTTTCCGCACTGCGGTGGCGTGACCGACCAGACGGTGACCGAGTTGACCCAGGTGCAGGGGCTGGTCAACACCGCGACCAATTCGTCGGGCTGCCAGTGGCTGCAGGGCGGCAGCATCCTGGGTCCGCACTTCTCGTTCACCTGGTTCCGGGGCAGTCCGATCGGCCGCGAACGCAAGACCGAGGAGCTGTCGCGGACCAGCGTGGAGGACATCAACATCGAGGGTCACGGTGGTTTCATCGCCGTGGGGGAGAACCCGCTCAAGGCCGGCGACGTGAATCTGTGTGAGATCGGTATCCAGTTCGACGACGATTTCATCGAGTGGTCAGTGAGCTTCGACCAGAAGCCCTATCCCGATCCGTGCGAGGTCGCCAAGGAGCTGACCCGCCAGTCGATTGTGAATTCCAAATGA
- a CDS encoding DUF3558 domain-containing protein, whose protein sequence is MTRRGTRGLTAALAGLTVFVGLTGCTTTVDGTAAKEGSGGGPSNNKSEKTYPNLLKECDVLTTDILAKTVGADPLDIQSTFVGAVCRWQAANPAGLVDITRFWYEQGSLDNERQTAEKLQYAIEQRRIAGVDSIIMRPNGLNGACGVASDAAGVVGWWVNPQGPGIDACPMATKLMELTLATNS, encoded by the coding sequence ATGACGCGACGCGGGACCAGGGGACTGACGGCTGCGCTCGCCGGGTTGACGGTGTTCGTCGGGTTGACCGGGTGCACCACGACGGTGGACGGCACCGCGGCCAAGGAGGGTTCAGGTGGCGGCCCGAGCAACAACAAGTCCGAGAAGACCTATCCCAACCTGCTCAAGGAATGTGACGTCCTGACCACGGACATCCTGGCGAAGACGGTGGGTGCCGACCCGCTGGACATCCAGAGCACGTTCGTCGGGGCGGTGTGCCGCTGGCAGGCGGCCAACCCGGCCGGCCTGGTCGACATCACCCGGTTCTGGTACGAGCAGGGCAGCCTGGACAACGAGCGTCAGACGGCCGAGAAGCTGCAGTACGCGATCGAGCAGCGTCGGATCGCCGGCGTCGACTCGATCATCATGAGGCCCAACGGGCTCAACGGCGCATGCGGCGTGGCCAGCGACGCGGCCGGCGTGGTCGGTTGGTGGGTGAATCCGCAGGGGCCGGGCATCGACGCCTGCCCCATGGCCACCAAGCTCATGGAACTGACGCTGGCCACCAACTCCTAG